One Aegilops tauschii subsp. strangulata cultivar AL8/78 chromosome 7, Aet v6.0, whole genome shotgun sequence genomic window carries:
- the LOC141027875 gene encoding AAA-ATPase ASD, mitochondrial-like, with amino-acid sequence MSLYTQHVHACPVQSRSLRLYIHTISRGALGPAMAPAVVERWAGLGSAVATVIFLWSVVQNYVPPTFRLYLTTWAAKLAAFFNPYLQITISEYGAERFQRSDFFLAVEAYLSDACARRARKLKAELGKDSKNLRVSVDDHEEVTDDFSGITIWWYASKRQSKANVISLYPGGDERRFYRVVFHQRHRDLVVDSYLPFVLGEGRAVTVKNRQRRLFTNNASGSWNPYKGKSVWSHVPFEHPATFDTLAMHPDEKEAVIDDLMAFQESKEYYAKVGKAWKRGYLLYGPPGTGKSTMIAAMANFLDYDVYDLELTAVKNNTELRKLFIETTGKSIIVIEDIDCSVDFTGKRRKDKKASSNKDSDNDDKPKLPIEPEKDDATKVTLSGLLNFIDGLWSACGGERIIIFTTNHKEKLDPALIRRGRMDKHIEMSYCRFEGFKVLAKNYLDVIEHELFGEVQRLLEETDMSPADVAENLMPMSKKKKRDPDVCLIGLIEALKQAKEEAAAAKVKEAEEAQAKKAKEKEETEVKKGKDKDKAPEAANGDIKQGDK; translated from the coding sequence ATGTCATTATATACGCAACATGTACACGCATGTCCAGTCCAGTCCAGGTCACTACGGCTTTACATCCACACAATATCAAGAGGAGCGCTAGGTCCGGCCATGGCACCGGCGGTGGTGGAGAGGTGGGCGGGGCTCGGATCGGCGGTGGCGACCGTCATCTTCCTCTGGTCCGTGGTGCAGAACTACGTGCCCCCCACCTTCCGCCTCTACCTCACCACGTGGGCCGCCAAGCTCGCTGCCTTCTTCAATCCCTACCTCCAGATCACCATTTCCGAGTACGGCGCCGAGCGCTTCCAGCGCAGCGACTTCTTCCTTGCCGTCGAGGCCTACCTCAGCGATGCCTGCGCCCGCCGCGCGCGCAAGCTCAAGGCTGAGCTCGGCAAGGACAGCAAGAACCTCCGGGTCTCCGTGGACGACCACGAGGAGGTCACTGACGACTTCTCCGGGATCACCATCTGGTGGTACGCCTCCAAGAGGCAGTCCAAGGCCAACGTCATCAGCTTATACCCCGGCGGGGACGAGAGGCGCTTCTACCGAGTCGTCTTCCATCAGCGGCACCGCGACCTTGTCGTTGACTCCTACCTTCCTTTCGTACTCGGCGAGGGCCGCGCTGTCACTGTGAAGAACCGCCAACGCCGCCTCTTCACCAACAATGCTAGTGGTAGTTGGAACCCCTACAAGGGCAAAAGCGTCTGGAGCCATGTCCCCTTCGAGCACCCCGCCACCTTTGACACGCTCGCCATGCACCCCGATGAGAAGGAAGCTGTCATCGACGACCTCATGGCCTTCCAGGAGAGCAAGGAATACTATGCCAAGGTCGGCAAGGCATGGAAGCGTGGGTACCTTCTTTACGGACCGCCTGGCACCGGCAAGTCTACCATGATCGCCGCCATGGCCAACTTCCTCGACTATGACGTCTACGACCTCGAGCTCACGGCGGTCAAGAACAACACCGAGTTACGGAAGCTCTTCATCGAGACAACGGGCAAGTCCATCATCGTCATAGAGGACATCGACTGCTCCGTCGACTTCACAGGAAAACGCCGCAAGGACAAGAAGGCCTCAAGCAACAAGGACTCCGACAACGATGACAAGCCCAAGCTACCGATAGAGCCAGAGAAGGACGATGCCACCAAGGTGACGCTCTCGGGCCTGCTTAACTTCATCGACGGGCTGTGGTCTGCTTGCGGAGGTGAGCGGATCATCATCTTCACCACCAACCACAAGGAGAAGCTGGACCCAGCGCTGATCCGGCGGGGCAGGATGGACAAGCACATCGAGATGTCCTACTGCCGCTTTGAGGGCTTCAAGGTGCTCGCCAAGAACTACCTAGATGTCATTGAGCACGAGCTGTTTGGGGAAGTCCAGCGCCTGCTCGAGGAGACCGACATGTCGCCCGCTGACGTTGCAGAGAACCTGATGCCCATGtcgaagaagaaaaagagggaCCCGGATGTGTGCTTGATAGGCCTAATCGAGGCGCTCAAGCAGGCCAAGGAGGAAGCGGCGGCGGCCAAGGTGAAGGAGGCAGAGGAGGCTCAAGCGAAGAAAGCCAAGGAGAAAGAGGAGACAGAGGTGAAGAAAGGCAAAGACAAAGACAAAGCACCCGAGGCAGCCAATGGGGATATTAAGCAAGGTGACAAGTGA